The following proteins are encoded in a genomic region of Oncorhynchus keta strain PuntledgeMale-10-30-2019 chromosome 35, Oket_V2, whole genome shotgun sequence:
- the LOC118368473 gene encoding frizzled-3-like isoform X2, with product MVNLQCSEDLRMFLCALYAPVCMEYGRVSMPCRALCHRAKRDCNKLMEMFGVTWPDEIECSSYPDCDEAYPRTVDLQTSVDPTDISPISIQRDYGFWCPRELKMEPDLGYSFLGTRDCSAPCPNMYFQRSELTFARYFIGVVSIVCLAATLFTFLTFLIDVTRFRYPERPIIFYAICYMMVSLVFFLGFLLEDSVACNAANPAQYRAATVTQGSHNKVCSLFFMVLYFFTMAGSVWWVILTITWFLAAVPKWGSEAIEKKALLFHTCAWGLPGCLTVALLALNKIEGDGVSGVCFVGLYDVTALRWFLLAPLCLNVAVGVSLLLVGIVALNRVRMEIPLEKENQDKLVKFMIRIGVFSVLYLVPLLTVISCYLYEQSNRAVWEITWVQEHCRDYHIPCPYQVEQTSHPDLTLFLIKYMMMLVVGIPSVFWVGSKKTCFEWASFLQGRRRKDSGVNESRQVLQEPDFAQSLLRDPHTPIIRKSRGTSTQGTSTHASSTHLAILEEPDDPRHAPDDRGPIHSLGHASSIRSKAGSMHSKTSYHGSLHRSRDGRYTPCSYRGGEEQTIHPHSSMPHLDHPLSTHSSLHRLESQSRHSSQRDLVVASPTCITHGTSGGRVANDDDGASA from the exons ATGGTGAACCTGCAGTGTTCGGAGGACCTGAGGATGTTCCTATGTGCCCTCTACGCTCCAGTCTGTATGGAGTATGGCCGTGTGTCCATGCCCTGCCGAGCCCTGTGCCACCGCGCCAAGAGGGACTGCAACAAACTCATGGAGATGTTCGGTGTGACCTGGCCAGACGAGATAGAGTGTAGCAG TTACCCAGACTGTGACGAGGCCTACCCCCGTACTGTGGACCTGCAAACCAGCGTGGACCCCACAGacatctctcccatctccatccaGAGGGACTACGGCTTCTGGTGCCCCCGCGAGCTCAAGATGGAGCCTGACCTGGGCTACTCGTTCCTGGGCACGCGCGACTGCTCGGCCCCCTGCCCCAACATGTACTTCCAGCGCTCGGAGCTCACCTTCGCCCGCTACTTCATCGGCGTGGTGTCTATCGTGTGTCTCGCGGCAACGCTCTTCACCTTCCTCACGTTTCTCATCGACGTCACGAGGTTCCGCTACCCCGAGCGGCCAATCATCTTCTACGCCATCTGCTACATGATGGTGTCACTGGTCTTCTTTCTGGGCTTCCTATTGGAGGACAGTGTGGCGTGCAATGCGGCAAACCCCGCCCAGTACCGGGCGGCCACCGTCACGCAGGGCTCACACAACAAG gtgtgCTCTCTGTTCTTTATGGTGCTGTATTTCTTCACCATGGCTGGCAGTGTGTGGTGGGTCATCCTCACCATCACCTGGTTCCTGGCGGCCGTTCCCAAATGGGGCAGCGAGGCCATCGAGAAGAAGGCCCTGCTCTTCCACACCTGCGCTTGGGGCCTGCCCGGCTGCCTCACCGTGGCCCTGCTGGCTCTCAACAAGATTGAGGGCGACGGTGTGAGTGGGGTGTGCTTCGTAGGCCTCTACGACGTCACAGCGCTGCGCTGGTTCCTGCTAGCACCGCTCTGCCTCAACGTGGCG GTGGGTGTATCTCTGTTACTGGTGGGCATCGTGGCACTGAACCGTGTGCGTATGGAGATCCCTCTGGAGAAGGAGAACCAGGACAAGCTGGTGAAGTTCATGATCCGTATCGGGGTTTTCTCTGTGCTCTACCTGGTACCTCTGCTCACGGTGATATCCTGCTACCTGTATGAACAGAGCAACAGGGCTGTCTGGGAGATCACCTGGGTCCAGGAGCACTGCAGAGACTACCACATACCCTGTCCCTACCAG GTTGAGCAGACCAGTCACCCAGATCTGACCCTGTTCCTCATTAAGTACATGATGATGCTGGTGGTGGGGATTCCTTCGGTTTTCTGGGTAGGCAGCAAGAAGACCTGCTTCGAATGGGCCAGCTTCCTACAAGGACGCAGACGCAAAGA TAGTGGGGTGAATGAGAGCAGACAGGTGCTCCAGGAGCCAGACTTTGCCCAATCTCTACTGAGAGACCCCCACACCCCCATCATCAGGAAATCACGGGGAACCTCCACCCAG GGCACCTCCACCCATGCCTCTTCCACTCACCTGGCCATTCTGGAAGAGCCTGATGACCCTAGACACGCCCCCGACGACCGTGGACCAATCCACTCTCTGGGCCACGCCTCCTCCATCCGCAGCAAGGCTGGCAGCATGCACAGCAAGACCAGTTACCATGGCAGCCTGCATCGCTCCCGAGATGGACG CTACACCCCCTGTAGTTACAGAGGCGGCGAGGAGCAAACAATACACCCCCACAGCAGCATGCCTCACCTCGACCATCCGTTGTCCACTCACAGCAGCCTCCACCGACTGGAATCCCAATCACGGCACAGTAGCCAGCGTGATCTCGTCGTTGCCTCACCCACCTGTATCACCCACGGGACGAGCGGTGGCCGCGTCGCTAATGATGACGATGGAGCCAGCGCCTGA
- the LOC118368473 gene encoding frizzled-3-like isoform X1, which produces MSVRWDSHRDRVMSRSLFLLFLWSLCSPCLSIHAETAESHSTFTCEPIGLRMCQDLPYNTTFMPNLLNHYDQQTAALAMEPFHPMVNLQCSEDLRMFLCALYAPVCMEYGRVSMPCRALCHRAKRDCNKLMEMFGVTWPDEIECSSYPDCDEAYPRTVDLQTSVDPTDISPISIQRDYGFWCPRELKMEPDLGYSFLGTRDCSAPCPNMYFQRSELTFARYFIGVVSIVCLAATLFTFLTFLIDVTRFRYPERPIIFYAICYMMVSLVFFLGFLLEDSVACNAANPAQYRAATVTQGSHNKVCSLFFMVLYFFTMAGSVWWVILTITWFLAAVPKWGSEAIEKKALLFHTCAWGLPGCLTVALLALNKIEGDGVSGVCFVGLYDVTALRWFLLAPLCLNVAVGVSLLLVGIVALNRVRMEIPLEKENQDKLVKFMIRIGVFSVLYLVPLLTVISCYLYEQSNRAVWEITWVQEHCRDYHIPCPYQVEQTSHPDLTLFLIKYMMMLVVGIPSVFWVGSKKTCFEWASFLQGRRRKDSGVNESRQVLQEPDFAQSLLRDPHTPIIRKSRGTSTQGTSTHASSTHLAILEEPDDPRHAPDDRGPIHSLGHASSIRSKAGSMHSKTSYHGSLHRSRDGRYTPCSYRGGEEQTIHPHSSMPHLDHPLSTHSSLHRLESQSRHSSQRDLVVASPTCITHGTSGGRVANDDDGASA; this is translated from the exons ATGAGTGTGAGGTGGgactcacacagagacagggtcATGTCTAGgtcactcttcctcctcttcctctggtccctctgctcaccctgtctgtctatcCATGCGGAGACAGCAGAGAGCCACAGTACGTTTACCTGTGAGCCAATAGGACTACGGATGTGccaggacctgccttacaacaccACCTTCATGCCCAACCTCCTCAACCACTACGACCAGCAGACGGCTGCGCTCGCCATGGAG ccctTCCACCCCATGGTGAACCTGCAGTGTTCGGAGGACCTGAGGATGTTCCTATGTGCCCTCTACGCTCCAGTCTGTATGGAGTATGGCCGTGTGTCCATGCCCTGCCGAGCCCTGTGCCACCGCGCCAAGAGGGACTGCAACAAACTCATGGAGATGTTCGGTGTGACCTGGCCAGACGAGATAGAGTGTAGCAG TTACCCAGACTGTGACGAGGCCTACCCCCGTACTGTGGACCTGCAAACCAGCGTGGACCCCACAGacatctctcccatctccatccaGAGGGACTACGGCTTCTGGTGCCCCCGCGAGCTCAAGATGGAGCCTGACCTGGGCTACTCGTTCCTGGGCACGCGCGACTGCTCGGCCCCCTGCCCCAACATGTACTTCCAGCGCTCGGAGCTCACCTTCGCCCGCTACTTCATCGGCGTGGTGTCTATCGTGTGTCTCGCGGCAACGCTCTTCACCTTCCTCACGTTTCTCATCGACGTCACGAGGTTCCGCTACCCCGAGCGGCCAATCATCTTCTACGCCATCTGCTACATGATGGTGTCACTGGTCTTCTTTCTGGGCTTCCTATTGGAGGACAGTGTGGCGTGCAATGCGGCAAACCCCGCCCAGTACCGGGCGGCCACCGTCACGCAGGGCTCACACAACAAG gtgtgCTCTCTGTTCTTTATGGTGCTGTATTTCTTCACCATGGCTGGCAGTGTGTGGTGGGTCATCCTCACCATCACCTGGTTCCTGGCGGCCGTTCCCAAATGGGGCAGCGAGGCCATCGAGAAGAAGGCCCTGCTCTTCCACACCTGCGCTTGGGGCCTGCCCGGCTGCCTCACCGTGGCCCTGCTGGCTCTCAACAAGATTGAGGGCGACGGTGTGAGTGGGGTGTGCTTCGTAGGCCTCTACGACGTCACAGCGCTGCGCTGGTTCCTGCTAGCACCGCTCTGCCTCAACGTGGCG GTGGGTGTATCTCTGTTACTGGTGGGCATCGTGGCACTGAACCGTGTGCGTATGGAGATCCCTCTGGAGAAGGAGAACCAGGACAAGCTGGTGAAGTTCATGATCCGTATCGGGGTTTTCTCTGTGCTCTACCTGGTACCTCTGCTCACGGTGATATCCTGCTACCTGTATGAACAGAGCAACAGGGCTGTCTGGGAGATCACCTGGGTCCAGGAGCACTGCAGAGACTACCACATACCCTGTCCCTACCAG GTTGAGCAGACCAGTCACCCAGATCTGACCCTGTTCCTCATTAAGTACATGATGATGCTGGTGGTGGGGATTCCTTCGGTTTTCTGGGTAGGCAGCAAGAAGACCTGCTTCGAATGGGCCAGCTTCCTACAAGGACGCAGACGCAAAGA TAGTGGGGTGAATGAGAGCAGACAGGTGCTCCAGGAGCCAGACTTTGCCCAATCTCTACTGAGAGACCCCCACACCCCCATCATCAGGAAATCACGGGGAACCTCCACCCAG GGCACCTCCACCCATGCCTCTTCCACTCACCTGGCCATTCTGGAAGAGCCTGATGACCCTAGACACGCCCCCGACGACCGTGGACCAATCCACTCTCTGGGCCACGCCTCCTCCATCCGCAGCAAGGCTGGCAGCATGCACAGCAAGACCAGTTACCATGGCAGCCTGCATCGCTCCCGAGATGGACG CTACACCCCCTGTAGTTACAGAGGCGGCGAGGAGCAAACAATACACCCCCACAGCAGCATGCCTCACCTCGACCATCCGTTGTCCACTCACAGCAGCCTCCACCGACTGGAATCCCAATCACGGCACAGTAGCCAGCGTGATCTCGTCGTTGCCTCACCCACCTGTATCACCCACGGGACGAGCGGTGGCCGCGTCGCTAATGATGACGATGGAGCCAGCGCCTGA